The sequence ATTTTATGACATATTACCTGATGAATGTATTGTAGCTGTATGTTTCcatcattatttgtattttagaTACAATTCAGGCACATTTTGATATTATATTACAAATTACTAGGAAAatacatttgctttattatataaCATTCTGTAGAGACTTACTTAGATTGGGACCTGCGGTCAGCGTACCACGGCCCACAGCAGAGTAATCAGGTAGAGCCAAAGAAAGCACACAGCAATGCAAGCACCACATAGTTCTGAGTTACCGTGGCAAACAACTCTGCTGTGCGTGATATATCTACGTAGTTAGGCAACACAAAGAAGGAAGTCCCAAACATTGTGAGGTGATTACACAGACACTGTGTAAGGTTTGGAGTGGTTTTGATACCAACCTGGAAGAATAAGGCGACAATCACTGACTGCTATAGATATGCCGGTTGTGCTAGAAAATTTAATTACAACCCATAGCATTGTGACTGGTAACTCACCCAGCAGCCATCAGTGCTCCACCTCTCACTATCAGTGTTCCAATACATACACTTTGTCATAAAAGAAGTGATTTTCAATTTTATCCCCGACATCTCATTGGAATTGGAGAGTCTAGTGTCAATGTACCAGGTACCAGCAGTCTGATCCAACATCTCTGGGGTTATCATCCAACGATAACCATCTGTCACAGAGAGCAGACCATAAATTAGACTACAacgctacactgaaaaaagaaccattttaaaaaagctttacaattggtaaaacctgaataaattaagttgtttgcacttaagtttgtaagttacaaACTTAAGTGCAACTTAACTTCAGGTCTTACCAATTGTAAAACTTTTTTCAGTTGGTCCAACTGTTCTCTTTTTTTGGTGTTCAACCACtttacaaattgtgggaaaagtATGATTTTATTCATGCCACATTAGTATTGCACATGCCATATTCTTCGAAACATAATAAACATAAAGTTCTTTCACTTGACGATACTTGGCTAAACAGTGTGCAGGTGGATCTGTTCTTTGACTATAAATCCGTGAAACTTGGACACAGTTTCAAGATTTCCTCCAGACTTGCATTTATATGTTATATCCCTGAATGTGCACATGAATAGAAGATTTTTCACAGCATAAACACTTGGGCATTTTTGAAGATAAAAGTTTTCAACAAGATATTTAAAAAAGATTTGGTGTGTTTGCTTAATTAATCCAAGCAGCTGAACTAATCTCAACCCATCTTGAAATCATGTCAGGATTCACAACAATAAACACCTGCTTGTAGTAATGCTCACCTATGTGGCTCAAGATGGTTGTGTTTCGACAAGTAGTAGGGTCTGGAGGCGAGCCATGAGCCAGGCAAAGCAGCAGCGACACATTACTGCTGGGCTTCACATCAAAGAACACGGTCATATTAGGGTCAGAGATGTTCAATGTTGTCAAAGCTTTTTTGTCCTTCTCCAACAAAAAACTCCTGTTAGTTTCTTGGGGTGAAGCATTTGGACGGGGGAAGTAAAGCTagaaaaaacacacaaagcaagTATAGTATTGTgataagaagtaaaaaaaaaaaatcacaaaagtgTTCATGTTAAATCACTGGTACAAAAAAGTGAATATGAAACAGATTTCTGTGACATcactgtaaaatgctttgagcatGTCCCCGCTAATGGAAAAGccataaaaaaacaataaacatgGTCATATCTTACATATCATACCTGCTGTAATATATACTAAAAGAACTCCTTAATATTTGTAATATTGCAATCATTATAGCAGTAATAGTAATATTTTACAAAATTGTATAAATAATTGTGCTTCCACAACTGTCCCTATTACACATcagtggtggcaaaatattttttaaagaaatacCATAAGTAGCAAACTGTTAACCTCAATATTAAAAAGGCCAATGGGTATGTTTATATACATAATTGATAAATATGATgtagatgtattaaaaaaaagtccAGTTATCTCCTCTTGAAGATGTTgaactggaattattttccttcatgctcgCCTCCATATGGTGTGCGACATGTaaagtttcattgaaatctatAAACTAGTTTAGGATGTGTTGCGCTCACAATACTCATGGAAAAATGAAAAGGACAGACAGAATGATTCCTATATAACTTTGCAACGACATATTATCTGACAGTACAGTATTATGAAATTATTCAACAAAATGTAATAAGTTTTCACTTCATTATTTAATAACACCACATTTTGTATTAATCTGGAGTTGTAATAAACAACTTAAACACAATATGTAATAAATTTCATGACTAAATTATTACACATTGCGGTGgttattacaaaatgtggaagTTGCACTTTTTTCTGATGAAAATGTAATAATATTAT comes from Thalassophryne amazonica chromosome 2, fThaAma1.1, whole genome shotgun sequence and encodes:
- the LOC117502773 gene encoding polycystic kidney disease protein 1-like 3 gives rise to the protein METEVDEPTNENRDKFVQNMLGATKMLKSSEASKNIINHIINCTTAVLLLAMTKCDILSNPNPESFHRNILEIFQYVDVLNAQVPENYVIKFPTGTLYLSSYTPEKLSEAVLGSDLEGHVVLPHISAFQSHVENATCVSFQLAVFFWNVHPSDENITGSIFNVILTHKSSEIKLANLSDMIELYFPRPNASPQETNRSFLLEKDKKALTTLNISDPNMTVFFDVKPSSNVSLLLCLAHGSPPDPTTCRNTTILSHIDGYRWMITPEMLDQTAGTWYIDTRLSNSNEMSGIKLKITSFMTKCMYWNTDSERWSTDGCWVGIKTTPNLTQCLCNHLTMFGTSFFVLPNYVDISRTAELFATVTQNYVVLALLCAFFGST